CAGCTTAGTTTGCCCTAAAAACGCCGAAAACAGTACCTTACGAGCACTTAATTATACTTTTCCACGGCCCAATTTAACACTGCGCTACGCGGCACTTCTACGCACAAAGCGTCCCCTGCGATGTTATGCTTCATTGTCCCTGTAGGCTATCCTCATGGCCTACTACAGGAGACTTCCAAAGTAAGCTTTATCGGTCTTTGATGTTATCTAATTTTTGCGCCTCTGCGGGACTCACCTTGCCGTGCGTGCGCAAGTACGTGCGGATAGTCCTGAAGCCTTCCGGATCGAGGCCGGAATGCGGATGGTTCAGCACGCTCGTGAGCAGTAGGTGGCGGTCCTCGTCGATATGTTTACTCAATCCTAAGAAGCTAGGTAAGTTCGTTTCTACACTAAAGCGCAGGTAGCGAATTTCGGCGTTCTTAGGGTTCAGCGCTACAGCTTGTTCAAAGGTATGAGTAGCCGCCTGCACGTACCGGAGCTTATCCAACAAGGAGGCGTCGCGGGCCTTGATGGCTTCGGCGGCGCCTTTGTAACCCAATACCACCGGGTCGTGCTGGTCGTAGCTAGCCATAAGCTGGTAGAACTTCTCACCGGCGGTTTCGTCGGTAGCGGCTTGCTGGTAATGCTGCCGGAGCGCAGCGAGGCGGTAAGGGGAAGAAGTAGACAAGGGGCTGAAATAGTAGACAGGCGAGCTGGATGGAGCTACTGATAGGCTAGGCCCTCGAAAAGAGCAGAGGAGCAGCGCAATAGGAACAAATAGCAGCTTCACGCAGTCATAGTTTCGTTGTCAGATAGCCCGTAGGCGATATCGAAAGTACGAACCCATGAGCAATAAAAGTTTCGTATTGTCAGGAACGCGCACCCGTTCCCCGAGAATTCGGGCGGCTGGTAGCTGCTTAATCTTATGAAAAAGCTTCAGATAATATACGTAAGCTAGGTACACACCTAGACGTGCGGCGCGCGGCAACTGCACAATGCCAGCATACGCCGCATCAAAATCAGCCCGAATATCCGCTTCAATCTCACGCTTCGTGGCATCATCGAACCGCTCATACACGACGCCTGGAAAATATACTCGGCCACGCTCCTCGTAGTCGGAGCGGATATCGCGCAGGAAGTTCACCTTCTGAAACGCCGACCCTAGCCGACGCGCCGGTTCGCGCAGGCGCTCAAACATGGCCTTGTCGCCCTCGCAGAAAATGCGCAGGCACATAAGCCCCACGACTTCCGCCGAGCCATAGATGTATTCCTCGTACAGCGACTGATTGTAGCGGTTGTCTTCCAAGTCCATCTCCATGCTCCGCAAAAAAGCATCGATGAACTCCCGATCGATGCCATAACGGTGTACCATGAGCTGAAACGCGTGCAGCACCGGGCTCAGGCTAAAGCGCATGGCTAAGGCCTCATCGGTCTGCCGTTTGAAGTCGGCGAACAAGGCGGCTTTGTCGTGGTCGTGAAACGTATCCACGATTTCGTCGGCCCAGCGCACAAAGCCATATACCGCGTACACGGGCAGGTGAAAGCGCCGGTCGAGCGTGCGAATGCCCAAGGTAAACGACGTGCTATAGCGGGCAGTAATCAGCTTGCTGCACGCTAGGCTGGTGTCATTGAAAAGGGCAACGTGGTCCACGGGGCGGGTTTTGGAGGGTTAAGGTTGGGTACTCGGATGCGGAGAAAACCTAGGTACTACCATACGAACAAGCGACTAGCCAAGGTTCGTGACTAGCGCACACTGTATTCCTTCTCAACTTCGCCGGCTACTACTTGGCCCGAGATGAGCGAGGGTGGCACGCCAGGACCGGGAACCGTAAGTTGGCCCGTAAAGTAAAGATTCTTTACCTTTTTACTTTTCAACGTTGGTTTCAGAATGGCGGTTTGTCGCAGCGTATTAGCTAAACCATACGCGTTGCCCTTGTAGCTGTGGTAGTCGGCAATGAAGTCGCGGTGAGCGTAGCTGCGCTTAAATACCACTGCATCGCGGATGCTCTGCCCGCAGTGCCGCTCCAAGCGTTCCATAATCAGGTGATAATAATGCTCCCGGGTTTCTTCCGTGTCGGGTAAGTCGGGAGCCACGGGCATGAGCAGGAAGAGATTTTCGCAGCCTGCGGGTGCTACGCTCGGATCAGTTTTGGAAGGCGTGGAAGCGTAAAATAGCGGCTTGCTCGGCCACTGTGGCTGCTCGTAGATCTCGCGAGCATGACCCTCAAAATCTTCGTCAAAAAACAAGTTGTGGTGCTCTAGCCGGTCGAGGCGCTTGTTGATACCTAGGTAGAACAGCAACGACGAGGGCGCCAGCGTGCGCGAATCCCAGTACGCTTCGTCGTAGTGCCGGTACTCGGGGCGCAGTAACTGCTGCTCGGCATGGTGATAATCGGCGCCGGCTACTACCACGTCGGCGGGCCGAAAACCACCAGCTGTCATTACGCCGGTTGCGCGGCCATTTTCCACCTTAATCTCTTGCACCTCCTGGTTGTACTCCAGCGTCACGCCTTGCTCCTGCGCTAGCTTCACCATGCCCTCCACAATTTTGTGCATGCCACCCATTGGGTACCAAGTGCCGAGGGCTAGGTCAGCGTAGTTCATCAGCGAGTAGAGTGCGGGCGTGTTTTGGGGCGTAGCACCTAAAAACAGTACCGGAAACTCCATCAGCTTGAGCAGTTTTTCGTGCTTGAAAAACTTCCGTACGTGTTTGCTCATGCTCTGTAGCACATCGAGGCGTACCGCATCCACCAACAAGCGCGGATCGGCAAACTCCAGCAACGAACGCCCTGGCATGTGCACGAATTTGTTGATCCCTACTTCGTACTTATAGGCAGCTTGGCGCAGAAACTCATCCAGCCGCGCTGCACTGCCCAGCTCAATGCTTTCAAACAATTGGCGCAATGCAGGCATTTGGGCCGGAATGTTCACCGTATCATTGCCCGCAAATACAACTTGGTAGGAAGGATCGAGGCGTACTAAGTCATAGTAATCGGCTACCCGGTGTCCAAATCGGCCGAAGTACTGTTCAAATACATCAGGCATCCAGTACCAGCTGGGGCCCATGTCATAGGTAAAACCTTCCGCTCGAAACACCCGCGCCCGGCCACCTGGTCCGGCATTTTTTTCCAGAATCGTAACACGATAGCCGCGCTGGGCTAAAGAAGTTGCGGCGGCTAGGCCAGCAAAGCCAGATCCAATAACAAGTACTTGTTTGGGTTGTGAGGAGCTCAAGCGCGGAGATATAGGTGAGGTGGTAGCAAGCTACAAAGCCGAGCCTTACTTTGTTTTAGCGGCACACATTTCGCACGGCCGACCTAGGTACTACTTTGCTAGGTAGCCGCTATAGCTACAGCACGAAAACAAAGCAGCTCGCACCAATTTGGCGCGGAGCCAAGATGATGCGAGCTGTGAAAAAACAACGGGCCGCAAGCGACGGGGCTTAAAGCCAATGTCACCTACGGCCCGCGATACGCCCAGGCGGCAGTTGTACTCTCTCCCTATTCCCTACACGCCCGGGGCGTATACCGTCAGCGCCTGTTTCAGTTCCTTGCGGGCAATGTGAATTCTATTCTTCACCGTACCAATCGGAATTTGCAGCTTTTCCGCAATTTCCAGGTACTTATACCCGATATAGTACATCATAAACGGCGTTCGATAGTCAGCACTCAAGTTGGCAATAGCCTCATTAATATCTGTTACTACGAAATCACTGGTAGCACCGTTGTGCGTAATGTAATTCTCGTCCGTATTGAAGTACTGAAAGTACTCCGTGCTATCAATATTACTATTGCGCTTAGTAATCTTGTTGTAGTTGTTGATGAAGGTGTTGCGCATGATGGTATACAACCACGCCTTCAAATTGGTGCCCGCTTTAAATTTATCTTTATTAAGCAAGGCCTTCAACAATGTTTCTTGTACTAGGTCTTTAGCGTCGTCAGCGTCGCGGGTCAAGTTCATGGCCACGGGCTTTAGAGAGTAAGAAATCTTTTGTACCTGATCTGTGAATTCCAAAGAGGTCATACTGTCTAGCTTTTTGTGGCAAAAGGTTAAACAAATATACGAGGTTGTTAAGAAGCGGTCTAAACTAGACTGAATTATTTTTCACTAACCACGATAATGTAAAGCACGTTGACAACGTACGAAGTGACTGATAATCAGTTGGGTTATTTGTATTATTTTTCCGTGTCTGCTCATAGCCAATCGTTAAAGCTAGCTTTTTGAACGTTCAACAGCCTTATGACACGATGAAAGAGATGTAGGTACCTAGATACGGTTGAGCTTGACCTTCAAGGCTACTAACAAAGCAATATAGCCTATGAATAAGCTATGCTGCTCTTCCCTATAAGTGTCGTGATAATACCGCTCATGGATGCACGTGCTCAGCAACAAATGCGATCCGACAACGAATCTCACTGCTAACGCCGAAGTGCGCTGCTTGCTACTATCCTTAGTGAGACGATGCGTGCTCAGGCTGTAGCTGATCAGCAGAAACTATTTTAGTTTTATCGGCCAAAGCCAAAAAGTCCGTCATCAAAGGTGGCTTGATAATATTCTCTGGCATATCTAGGCAAAGCTGCTGGGCGAGCGGGCCATATAGAACCAGCAACGTCTCGGGGCTAATTGCTGCTAGTTTCTGAATATAGTCTGGTACTCGGTCGCGCTCGGGCACAGCCGTCAGCACCGTGCAGAGAGCGTAAGGCGTATAGCTGGCGCACACACTTTCCAGCTCAGCTATAGGCAAATTTTGCCCTAGGTACAGCACATGATGGCCTCGTACCCGCAAGGCATAGTTCATGAAGAGCAACGCCAACTCATGCATCTCACCCTCCGGCAGAAATAACACCCAACGGCGTGCTTTTGCGGGGTGCACTGGAGCTAGCGCATCGGTAGCGGCCATAATCTTTTGCCGCAGTAAGTTGGTCACTAAGTGCTCTTGGGCCGGATTCACGGTGCCGGTTTGCCACAATACTCCCACGCGTTGTAGAAACGGGTAGGCTACATGCATGATGGCTTTCTCGAAACCTAGCTGCCGGATAGCGTTTCTCAGCAACTCGTCGAGGACGAGCTCATCCATTTCGAGCATTGCAGCCAGCAGAGCATTTACCTGCCGCTCGTAGTCGCGGGAAGCATCACAGCAAGCAAGCACAGCCTGGGCCAGTTCTTCATCGCTGAGTCGTGCAACCTGCGAAATGCGTTTTCCACGTCCGCATAAGGTTGCTACGTTTAGTAGGCGCCGCAAATCATCGTCGCAGTAGGTACGGATGTTGGTAGCCGTGCGTACGGGTCGTAAAATGCCGTACCGCTGTTCCCACATGCGGATGGTATGTGCCCGGATACCCGAGAGCTGCTCTAAGTCGCTGATTGAAAAACGTCCCACTGTACCTACTCCTCCTACTTCTTAATTGGCCGACTCTGTGAGTCGGCTACGCTCTCGGCCCGGTGCGGGCTTGCGGCGCGCCAAAGCAAAGTAGCGGGGTGATACCCACAACAAACCGAACTCCTCGGAGCCATCTCGCCCCGTGGTTTTGTGATGTATTTTGTGGGCCATATTCAAAGCGCGCAAGTAATTATTGCGTGATTTACGCCAAAACCGCAGCCGGCCGTGTATTAACACATCGTGCACAAAGAAGTACAACGTACCATAGGCGGCAATACCCGTTCCGATCCAGAACCGCCAATCTTTATCAGCAGAGCCATAGATGATAAATAACATCGACAGCGAGCCGTAGAACAGAAAAAAGAAGTCGTTGCGCTCGAAGCGGTGCGGGTGTCGCACGTGGTGCGAGCGGTGCAAGAACCAGAGTGGTCCGTGCAGCACAAACCGGTGCATGAACCACGCAACAAACTCCATTCCCAGAAAAGTGGCCGTGACCACGGCAGCTGCTGCTAGGGGTGTCATAAGGTGCTAACCAGCCCAGTATGAAGGATGTTTAAAGCGTTTGCGCGAAACGACAATTTTCGGCAGCCAGTCGACAAAATTCTCGCGATAGTTGCGCAGTAGGTTTAGGGTGCGCGCTGCTATGACTACCTAACGAATACCTAAATCTAATCCCAGGCAATTTTTTCTTTGTTCAGGAACGCCTGAACTCCCCGGCGGCAATCGTTGGACCCACGTGCTTCTGCGTTGAGCTGAGCGGCGTAGCGTAGGCTGTCCTCCAGCGCCATGTCGGGCAGCCGGGCGAGCATCTCCTTCGTAATCTCCATACTCTGGCCCGAATTCTCTACGCACAAACGACGGGCAAACCGGTAGACATTGTCTGCTAGTTCTTCTTTAGGCACTAAGAAGTTGACCAGCCCAAAATCAGCGGCTAGTTGTGCCGAAATGATGTCGCCGGTAAGCAGCAACTGCTTTGTACGGGCCTCCCCTATTTTGCGCACCAAGAAGACACTCACGATAGCGGGCAGCAAACCTAGCTTCACTTCCGTGTAGCCAAACTGCGCATCGGGCACGGTGAAGGCAAAATCGCAAATAGTAGCTAGGCCGCAGCCGCCTGCTAAGGCGTGGCCCTGCACCTGCCCAATCACGATTTTCTTGAGCGTATAGATCTGGTGGAACAGCTGCATGAGGTGAGCCGAATCCGACAGATGGTCGGGGTAGCCAACTCCTTGCAGCTCCTGTTCTTGGATATGAGCGAGGTCAGTGCCGGCGCAAAACACGTCGCCAACGGCGCGCAGCACAATTACTTTGCAGTGCTCATCGTCTTCAGCAACCTCGAAAGCCTGCTTTAACTCGGCTACTACATCGTAGCTCAACGCGTTGCGTTTGTCGGGGCGATTTAGCGTGATGTACCCGATGGCATCGCGCGATTCATAGCTGATGTAGCGCAGCTCTTCCAGCTCCTGAGTAGGCATATTTTCCATGGTCGTGCAAGACTAGGCGTTGAAAAATCGGCACCACTGCGAGCGTAAGCTAGGCCGCAGCCGGTGGTTTATTAGAGGGGCATGGTAACCAAACCTAACGAAAATGACGCTTTTATAAAACTATATACTGCCTTGCTGGGTCTCTCGGTTTCGCTTCAGCTTCCAACAGCTATTACCTATATACGAGGCTGAACTGTAAAAAAGCCACTCGCCGTTACATCATACGTCTGCATACCAAGCTGTTGCAGCTCTGGCGTCAGCCGCTGAACGTACCACGAGCGGCAAGAAGAGTCAAAAACAATCCTAACATCTTTCCCAAATACAGCAGCTAGCTCCTGTGCTTTCACCCGCGCATTGCGCCGGAGCACCACTACAGACACTGGTTTAGGCGCCCGGGCTGGGCTCAGGCGCTGCGATATGAAGGCCACTGTTATGCCACGCCACACTGCCAGCACCAGGCCACTATCCGGCGCGCACCGCGTAGCCGGGACAGCCGCTCCGTGCCAACCAGCATAATACTGTACCCGTTGTGCTTCTCGGGCAATGATACCCGGCACGATGCGGTACGTACGCTCCGTTTCAGAGAGCGGCAGCGAATCGACGGCAACAATATCAGCGGCGGCACCTTGCCAAAAACCGCACACCGAACGCCGTGGTATGCTGTAAATAATTAACCGTTCGTCGGTTTTTAGCTGATGCGCGGCCCACACGCGGTTGCCCGCAAACACGCCCATTAGTGAGCAAGCAAGGCCTAACCACGCCAGACGACGGGCAGCCAAGAAGGTAAGCAGGGTTAGGATAACACCAAAGATCAGCCACGCTTGTAGCGCCGTCACGTGGATGCCGCTGATAAGGGCGACCGGCATGGCGCGGCCAATCCAGAAGATGTACTCGTTGAACAGCCAAATCATTTTCTCGAATACCCACGCCACGCACCTAGGTCCCCAATCGAGCAGAGCGGCAACAGCTGGCGCAAAGGAGCCAATAGCCTCCACTACTCCTTTCAAGCTCAGCAGCACCACGCCCACATACACCGCACCCGATGAAATGGGCACCGCTACTAGGTTGGAAGCCAAAAAGCTGAGCGGAAACTGATGAAAGTAAAACAACCCCAGTGGGAACGTAGCTACTTGCGCCGCCAATGACAGCGCCGTGGCTTGCCAGATGTTATCCGTTAGCCAGCTTGTCCACCGCCAAAATTTCTGCACAGACTTAGGTTGCCACGGCCGCTGCCGATTCAGGAAGTAGCCTTTCACATCGAGCCACGCCACGATGCGCGGCTGCACATACACAATGCTGAGCACCGCCAAGAAAGACAGCTGAAAGCCCACATCAGCCAACAGATACGGATCGTAGCAGAGCAAGCAGAAAGCCGCCACGGCCAGTGTGTTGTACATGGTACTCTGGCGCCCAGTAGCCCGCGCGATAATGATGAAGGTAAACATCACTGCCGCTCGTAGCACTGACGCCGATAAGCCCGTCACAAACGCGTACGTCCAGATAACAACGAGACCTAGGATGGCCGTCAGAAGGCGAAACGTGAGGCTGCGCCGCCCTGGTATTCTGCTTACCAGCCACATCACTGCCCCGAACAGCAGCCCGACTTGCAAGCCCGAAACTGCCATGATGTGCGTGGTGCCCGTGTTGGCGTAGGCCTGCTTGGTATCCTGATCAACATCGTCTTTGATACCAAGCACTAAGGCCGAAGCTAAGGCATACTCGCGCTTCTCCTGCACGTACTGCCGAAACACGCCATCCAGCATACGCGCCGCCCGCATGCTCACGACCCGCAGGTAGCTTGGTGGCTGCGTGGCTATTTTACGGTACTGATCGGGGTGGATAAACTGCTGGTGATAAACCTGATGATAAGCTAGGTAGCGCCGATAATCGAACTCACCCGGATTTAGCGGCGGCTTGCTCGGCGCTGGTGCCCCGCGCACGAGCCACACGTCGCCGTACTGCGGCGATGTTACTTGGGCTTGCGCCTCCTGCCGTGGAATCGACACCCGAATACCACCCGTCGCCGGCTGCCAGCGCCCTTTCACGCGCACCGCCGACACGCGCACGGTTGTGGCATATGTGTTGGGTCGCACCACCGTGTAATCGTCTACCACGCCTCGGTAAAACTCAACGTGGCTGCCGAACCGGAAGAGGTGGTCGGCGCGGCGCGACTCGGTGGCTTGCTGCGTCAAGTTCAGCCCGACGACGTAAATAGCCAGGAGAGCCAACAGCCCGGCTGTGTTTATTGCAGTCAGACTTGCGCTTCGTACTGCCCAGATTTGTACACCCAAAAATAGCCCAGCTACCCCTAGCACCGCCCATTGCAAGCTAGGGAGCGAGTCGCCAAGGTAGAGGTAGGTCAGAATGCCCGCGGCAAGAGCCAATGTAAGGCGGACGAAGGCATAGGGCGCCCAACGAATCATACGCAACTAGATAAATCACCTAACAATAGATTACACCTAGGCAGGGCCAATATCCATACCAGCTCAACAAAAACGGTGCTTGCTCTAGGAGCAAGCACCGTTTTTGTTGTAGTAGCTGAGCAAATCGTTGAGTGTAATTACTCAACTACTTTTTTGCCAAGCCATTTTGAAGTGTTCGATGTCGCACTCGTTGAACTGCGGTCCTTCTTTTACGAAGCTGTGGCGCTCGTAGAAGCGGACAGCCGGCAGTTGGGCATGTAGATACACCTGCGCATCGGGATGAGCAGCCTGCACATCCTGCAGCACACTTTGTAGCAAAGCAGCGCCAGCGGCCTGATTACGATACTCTTCCAGCACGGCAAAGCGCTCTAGTTTCACGCCGTTCGGCGTTTTGCGCCAGCGGGCGGCACCGCAAGGCGTACCATCGGCGGTGCGAGCTAGATAATGATGCGCATCAGTACGGTCATGCTCATCGTACTCGGCGTTGGGAGGCACACCTTGTCCTTCAACAAATACTTTTCGGCGGATGGCAAGCGCGGCATCCAAGTCAGTCGGCTCAGTAATAGCTTGAGCAGTAATCATGAAGCGGACATAAAAGAAACGCGGGACTGACCTAAGTCAGCCCCGCGAATACTGGACAGTTAAAGTTGCTGTTCGTGGTTTAGGGGCAACGAAGTCGCGCCGTCATTTTCCGGTCGCGCGTCGGGGTGACGATCCGGGCGGTCATTCCTGTTATTCTGATAAGGACGGTACTCGCGCACCGGCCGGTTTGCCTGCTCCTTTTGCTGCGTAGCATCGAAACGGTCGTAAGCGTACACGATTTCCTTCACCAAACGGTGACGAACTACGTCTTCGGCGCTCATTTCTACGAAGCCGATACCGCGTACATCCTTTAGAATATCAAGCGCTTGCAACAAGCCCGACTTCTGTTTGGTAGGCAAGTCAATCTGGCTCCGGTCGCCGTTCACCATCACTTTCGCTGACGGTCCCATGCGGGTCAGGAACATCTTGAGCTGCGACGGCGTGGTGTTCTGGGCCTCATCGAGCAGCACAAACGCGTTATTGAGCGTACGACCGCGCATGTAAGCCAACGGCGCAATTTCGATGATCTTGTTGTCCTGGTAGAATTTCAGCTTTTCAGCCGGAATCATATCTTCCAAAGCGTCATAAATCGGGCGCAGGTACGGATCAACCTTCTCTTTCATGTCGCCGGGCAGGAAACCTAGGCTCTCACCGGCTTCTACCACGGGGCGCGAAATGATGATCTTCTTGACCTCCTTGTTCTTGAGCGCCCGCACGGCCAACGCCACCGAAATGTAGGTCTTACCTGTACCGGCCGGTCCTAGGGCAAACGTCAAGTCGTTCTTAAGAACGGATTCGACGAGGCGTTGCTGGTTAGGAGTCTTGGCCTTAATCACGCCGCCCTTTGCTCCGAATACAATCACATCAGCTGGTGAGGCGGTAGCGATAATGCGCTCCTGCTGCTCATCATCGGCGGCCGCCACGTACTCACTCACCACTTTATCAGTGATTTGGCCATACTGGTGGTAGTGCTCGATGAGGGAGGACAGAATTTCGTTGATACGCGCAATGACGGGCGTTTGGCCCTGAATCTTAATTTCGTTGCCGCGAGAAATGATTTTACTACCTGGGAAGGCGGCGGCTAGTTGGCGAATGTTTTGGTTGTCGGGTCCGAGGAACTCGACGAGGGAAACATTTTCGAGGGTGATGATTTTCTCGACCAATCTGTGGGTGCTTTTAAGCGAATGAATTAGGGAAATGAACCGGCAATAGTGGCGTAAGTTCAGCTTGGTTCGCTTAAAACGCCTACTTTTGCCGCCCCCGCATCGGGTTAAACAATAGTACGAAGAATCTTAATTTCCGGCATGGGGCTGATTACGTTTCTGTCCGACTTCGGCTACCGCGACCACTACGTAGCCGCCGTCAAAGCGCGACTGCTTCAGTTGGCGCCTACGCAACCGGTGCTGGACATCACCCATGCCATTGAACCCTTCAACATCGCTCACGCGCTATACGTTCTAAACGCGGTGTTTCGAGATTTCCCGCCGGGCACAGTACACCTGTTAGGGGTGAACGATTACGGTGGCCCTCAGCCACGCTGGCACGCTGCGTTGTACGAAGGGCACTACTTTGTGGGCGCCGACAATGGCTTGGTGGCCTTGCTTACCGATAGCTCGCCAGAAGAGTTGGTGCGCCTGCCGGCTTCTCCTACGCCCTCCCCTACGCGCGACGTGCTGGCGCCCGCAGCCGTGCACCTAGCCCAAGGCGGCTTACTTGCCGACCTAGGCCCGGCTACTACCGACCTCAACCACAAGGTCAATCGGCAGCTTCGGCTACAAGATAACCGCATTACTGGCCACGTAGTGCACGTCGACCACTATGGCAACCTGATTACCAACATCAGCCGCACAGCCGTGGAGGTTATTGGGCGGGGTCGCCCTTGTACCGTGCATTTCGCCCGCGAAACCGTCCGCGACATTGCTCCTCATTTCCAAGCCTCTGACCCTGGCGATGCCGTCTGCATCTTCAATAGCCAGGATACTTTGTGCATTGGTATCAACCAAGGGAATGCCGCTGAGCTGCTGGGCCTCTACTTCGACTCGCAGGTAGACATCCGCTTTCCGGTAGAGACAGAAGTCGAAGCCAAAACCTAACTAGCATCTTTTAAATACCGCTGTTTATCAACTACTTATGTTTGTTTTTATATTATGTTAAGTAGTACCAGACAATATGTCATTCCTCTGTATGCCTTGCTTACGGCCAAATTAGACTAGCTCGACCAATGATCCAAAGAGTTGTGCGCATGACCTTTCGCCCTGATGCTGTGGCAGAGTTTCTGCGCCTTTTTGAAGCATCGCAAGACAGAATCCGGCAAGCACACGGCTGCCGACACCTAGAACTCTGGCAAGACGCCGAACAGCCTACTATCTTTTGCACGTATAGCCATTGGGATTCAGTAGCTGTGCTAGACCAATACCGGTGCTCCACGTTATTCGGAGAGGTGTGGCCCGCCACTAAAGCGCTATTCATGGCGCCTCCCCTCGCTTTTTCCGTACAGCACGTTGTGCCTACGGATGCAGCCCTGCTTACCTCACAGGGTTAACTCTTTTTACCATGACGCCAAACTACTTCGAATTTTACGACTTACCCGAAACCTTCCAGCCTGACGCAGCCGCGCTGAAGCGACAGTATTATACCCTCAGCCGCGAATACCACCCCGACTTTCACGCTACTGAAAGCCCAGAGCGGCAGCAAGAAATTCTGCACCTAGCTACGCTCAACACGAATGCTTATCGCACCCTCTCCGATCCCGACCTGCGTATGGCCTACATTTTAGGCTTGCATGGCCTGCTAGAAGAAGGAAAACAGGAACTTCCGGCAGATTTTTTAATGGAAGTTATGGAGCTCAATGAGCAGCTAATGGAGCTAGAGTTCGAGCCTGATGCAGAAGCAGTACAACGCGTTGAAAATGAGGTAAACGCCTTATCCGAAACCTTCGACGCTGGTATCGAACCCGTGCTGGCTGGCTACCCAGGATTGCCCGTCGATGTGCGCCCACAAGCGCTCCAACAGATCCGCACTTATTATTTGAAACGACGTTACCTCTTGCGAATTCGAGAAAGTCTCTCTAAGTTTGCCACCCGTTCCGAGTCGTAGGAACGAGATAAGCCCAGATGGCGGAATCGGTAGACGCGTTGGTCTCAAACACCAATATCGCAAGATGTGCCGGTTCGACCCCGGCTCTGGGTACTTTTCAGCTGTTTAACAGCACCATTAGCCAAAACCCGGCCTTTCTAACACACTAGAAAGGCCGGGTTTTGGCTTTTTGCATTTTCAGCACTACATGATTTTGTTTGAATCCGCATTAGGGACGTAGTGCTCTCCAACGAGTACTTAGCGATAACAGCAGATCCGAATCCCTAACAAAACCTTGAGCAAGTCAAGCGTCGGCTTAGGTGGTACTAGAACGGATGAAACGACGAAGTTGCTTGGTGCCTAGAGCTTCTTGCTGGCCTAGTAGCTACCGTCTATCTTACAATTTTCTGGCTCCTGCGTTAGCGTGCATCTAGCTCTAGCGATACTAGGGAACCTAGGTATACCACTGGTGCTACAGGTGCCAAGCTCAATACCTCCTCTATAGCTTGTTCACGCTCACTCACGGTATGATAAGTAGCTCCGTGTGCGATGATTTCACCAGCATCATCGTGCAGTAGAAAGGCGTAGCTACACGGCGTATCACTCCGCGTCAAATATTGCGGCCGGCAATATGCCCGGATATTCATGATACCGATGTAGCAGCCAGGCTTGAAGAAATAGGGATGCCCCGTTAGCAGCACGTCGGCGTGCTGATTTCGTAAATGAAAATGGTAAAGAGTATCGGCTCCCCGAAAAATTTCAAAATGAGACTCAAGCATACAAGACTATAGGCAACAACAAAACAGGATAGGTAGAAAGCCA
This Hymenobacter sp. GOD-10R DNA region includes the following protein-coding sequences:
- a CDS encoding YegP family protein, with the protein product MLESHFEIFRGADTLYHFHLRNQHADVLLTGHPYFFKPGCYIGIMNIRAYCRPQYLTRSDTPCSYAFLLHDDAGEIIAHGATYHTVSEREQAIEEVLSLAPVAPVVYLGSLVSLELDAR
- the hscB gene encoding Fe-S protein assembly co-chaperone HscB, whose product is MTPNYFEFYDLPETFQPDAAALKRQYYTLSREYHPDFHATESPERQQEILHLATLNTNAYRTLSDPDLRMAYILGLHGLLEEGKQELPADFLMEVMELNEQLMELEFEPDAEAVQRVENEVNALSETFDAGIEPVLAGYPGLPVDVRPQALQQIRTYYLKRRYLLRIRESLSKFATRSES
- a CDS encoding SAM-dependent chlorinase/fluorinase, with amino-acid sequence MGLITFLSDFGYRDHYVAAVKARLLQLAPTQPVLDITHAIEPFNIAHALYVLNAVFRDFPPGTVHLLGVNDYGGPQPRWHAALYEGHYFVGADNGLVALLTDSSPEELVRLPASPTPSPTRDVLAPAAVHLAQGGLLADLGPATTDLNHKVNRQLRLQDNRITGHVVHVDHYGNLITNISRTAVEVIGRGRPCTVHFARETVRDIAPHFQASDPGDAVCIFNSQDTLCIGINQGNAAELLGLYFDSQVDIRFPVETEVEAKT
- a CDS encoding ComEC/Rec2 family competence protein, whose protein sequence is MIRWAPYAFVRLTLALAAGILTYLYLGDSLPSLQWAVLGVAGLFLGVQIWAVRSASLTAINTAGLLALLAIYVVGLNLTQQATESRRADHLFRFGSHVEFYRGVVDDYTVVRPNTYATTVRVSAVRVKGRWQPATGGIRVSIPRQEAQAQVTSPQYGDVWLVRGAPAPSKPPLNPGEFDYRRYLAYHQVYHQQFIHPDQYRKIATQPPSYLRVVSMRAARMLDGVFRQYVQEKREYALASALVLGIKDDVDQDTKQAYANTGTTHIMAVSGLQVGLLFGAVMWLVSRIPGRRSLTFRLLTAILGLVVIWTYAFVTGLSASVLRAAVMFTFIIIARATGRQSTMYNTLAVAAFCLLCYDPYLLADVGFQLSFLAVLSIVYVQPRIVAWLDVKGYFLNRQRPWQPKSVQKFWRWTSWLTDNIWQATALSLAAQVATFPLGLFYFHQFPLSFLASNLVAVPISSGAVYVGVVLLSLKGVVEAIGSFAPAVAALLDWGPRCVAWVFEKMIWLFNEYIFWIGRAMPVALISGIHVTALQAWLIFGVILTLLTFLAARRLAWLGLACSLMGVFAGNRVWAAHQLKTDERLIIYSIPRRSVCGFWQGAAADIVAVDSLPLSETERTYRIVPGIIAREAQRVQYYAGWHGAAVPATRCAPDSGLVLAVWRGITVAFISQRLSPARAPKPVSVVVLRRNARVKAQELAAVFGKDVRIVFDSSCRSWYVQRLTPELQQLGMQTYDVTASGFFTVQPRI
- a CDS encoding PhoH family protein, which translates into the protein MVEKIITLENVSLVEFLGPDNQNIRQLAAAFPGSKIISRGNEIKIQGQTPVIARINEILSSLIEHYHQYGQITDKVVSEYVAAADDEQQERIIATASPADVIVFGAKGGVIKAKTPNQQRLVESVLKNDLTFALGPAGTGKTYISVALAVRALKNKEVKKIIISRPVVEAGESLGFLPGDMKEKVDPYLRPIYDALEDMIPAEKLKFYQDNKIIEIAPLAYMRGRTLNNAFVLLDEAQNTTPSQLKMFLTRMGPSAKVMVNGDRSQIDLPTKQKSGLLQALDILKDVRGIGFVEMSAEDVVRHRLVKEIVYAYDRFDATQQKEQANRPVREYRPYQNNRNDRPDRHPDARPENDGATSLPLNHEQQL
- a CDS encoding antibiotic biosynthesis monooxygenase family protein, which codes for MIQRVVRMTFRPDAVAEFLRLFEASQDRIRQAHGCRHLELWQDAEQPTIFCTYSHWDSVAVLDQYRCSTLFGEVWPATKALFMAPPLAFSVQHVVPTDAALLTSQG
- a CDS encoding GNAT family N-acetyltransferase; the encoded protein is MITAQAITEPTDLDAALAIRRKVFVEGQGVPPNAEYDEHDRTDAHHYLARTADGTPCGAARWRKTPNGVKLERFAVLEEYRNQAAGAALLQSVLQDVQAAHPDAQVYLHAQLPAVRFYERHSFVKEGPQFNECDIEHFKMAWQKSS